The Paenibacillus sp. BIC5C1 DNA segment AAGTTATTTCATTATGTAAACGTAATCCCTTTGATTGTAACATACATGTCCAAATCCTCCCAATGAGGAATATCACATGAATGTTATTTTTTTTGAGTGAGAACAGCTAAACGAGGAACTCCATTCAAGAATGACTCCACCCATAGCAGAGTAATGCCCAAACATATTAATGCGTACGTTTGACCACAAAATGAGCGATATCACGCAAGTTTTTGGTGGTCTTGATGTTAGGCAGTTGATCCAGAGCATCGAGCGCTTTCTTCATATATCGGTCGGCCAGGGCTTCTGCTTTAGCAATTCCTTGACTTTGGCGAATCATTCCAATCGCATCGGATGCACTCGCCCGTCCCTCCTCGTGCTGAACGCGGGTTATCTCCTCCAGCAAAGGCTCACGCAAGTCGGCTTCCTGCAATGCATACAGTACAGGCAGCGTAATATTTCCCTGCTTCATATCACTGCCTGGAGGCTTACCAAGCTGCTTCTCAGTCCCAACCAGATCAAGGACATCGTCCTGAATCTGGAATGCCATACCCACATTATAACCGTAGGTGTACAGCAACGAAGATACATGTTCCGGCGCACGAGTAGCAAGCGCCCCCAGCTGGCAGCTGACAGCAATAAGAAGTGCCGTTTTGCGTCGAATTCGCAAGAGATAGTTACGTACACTTTGCCCCGTATTGAAAAAGTCACGAATTTGTTCCATTTCACCAATGGACATCTGCACCATCGCTTTGGCCAGAATACGGTGTATCGCCG contains these protein-coding regions:
- a CDS encoding polyprenyl synthetase family protein, encoding MKLLDIFGLLKKDMDYIEKELYRSVQGEQKLLSETSLHLLKAGGKRLRPVFVLLGGKFGTYDIERLKLVAVPLELIHSASLVHDDVIDNAATRRGKPTVKSKWDNRIAMYTGDYIYGKALEMTAGLSDPAIHRILAKAMVQMSIGEMEQIRDFFNTGQSVRNYLLRIRRKTALLIAVSCQLGALATRAPEHVSSLLYTYGYNVGMAFQIQDDVLDLVGTEKQLGKPPGSDMKQGNITLPVLYALQEADLREPLLEEITRVQHEEGRASASDAIGMIRQSQGIAKAEALADRYMKKALDALDQLPNIKTTKNLRDIAHFVVKRTH